A part of Candidatus Zixiibacteriota bacterium genomic DNA contains:
- a CDS encoding HEPN domain-containing protein, translated as MSLDDWLNNRWLHRHETSAEEIKALLHSAEEDIRSAQIEGIAAGWRLNMGYTAALRYARAALYACGYRPGREREHERTIDSLTYTVPSIETDTIKLLHKIRKMRHVATYDSVDMISDAEAEAAMKVAVELGQIVRKWLSNEYPQLLS; from the coding sequence ATGAGCTTAGACGACTGGCTGAATAACCGTTGGCTTCACCGGCACGAGACCAGCGCTGAGGAAATCAAGGCGCTGTTGCATAGCGCCGAGGAAGATATCCGCAGTGCACAAATTGAAGGCATCGCGGCCGGATGGCGACTCAACATGGGTTACACTGCGGCATTGCGGTATGCCCGTGCCGCATTATATGCTTGTGGCTATCGTCCTGGGCGGGAGCGCGAACACGAACGAACCATTGATTCACTAACTTACACGGTGCCCTCGATTGAGACTGACACAATTAAGCTTCTGCACAAGATCAGGAAAATGCGTCATGTAGCCACCTATGATTCAGTCGATATGATTTCCGATGCCGAGGCGGAGGCAGCGATGAAGGTTGCTGTGGAACTTGGGCAGATAGTCCGGAAATGGCTCTCCAATGAATATCCGCAGCTCTTAAGCTGA
- a CDS encoding VCBS repeat-containing protein, which yields MAMFASDFNGDDNIDIAITHGDTSAISILFNNGDGSFLGPVMYQYNNPNWVPYYSWSAVSLFAGDFDGDEDNDLAICHHGTNQVSILTNDSSGVSSFNSLKTVGEFPWHIYGADLDGDMDIELVAANWQSDDITILHNVTGPYDSYICGDADGSGSVNILDVTCLISYLYKSGAAPVAEEAGDANGNGAINILDATYLINYLYKGGPEPICP from the coding sequence TTGGCGATGTTTGCATCCGATTTTAATGGTGACGACAACATTGATATCGCGATAACGCATGGAGATACTTCAGCGATTTCGATCCTGTTTAATAATGGGGACGGTTCTTTTCTTGGGCCCGTCATGTATCAATATAACAATCCGAATTGGGTCCCTTATTATAGCTGGAGCGCGGTGTCACTTTTTGCGGGAGATTTCGATGGTGATGAAGATAATGATCTGGCCATATGTCATCATGGAACCAACCAGGTTTCGATACTGACCAACGACAGCAGCGGGGTATCTTCCTTTAACTCACTAAAAACGGTCGGGGAATTTCCCTGGCATATCTATGGGGCTGATTTAGACGGCGACATGGATATAGAACTGGTCGCCGCCAACTGGCAATCGGATGATATTACCATTTTACACAATGTTACGGGTCCGTATGATTCCTATATTTGCGGTGATGCTGACGGCAGCGGATCGGTTAATATACTCGATGTAACATGCTTGATATCCTACCTGTATAAAAGCGGCGCCGCTCCGGTAGCTGAAGAGGCTGGTGATGCAAATGGAAATGGGGCCATAAATATATTGGATGCGACCTATCTCATTAACTACCTTTATAAAGGCGGACCGGAGCCTATATGCCCTTAA
- a CDS encoding nucleotidyltransferase domain-containing protein — translation MGTKSKDISAVLFPGTKRKILALFFLNPDQEYYFSEVVRLTGTRQGVIQRELKSLADAEILNTEKRGRQKFYSVNRRHPIFPDLRNVIFKTFGVIGKIKDALEPIGKKIEIAFVYGSFARGQEVSGSDLDLFLIGKVQLEELVTILSNVENAIGREINPTLFSKTEFKKKWSQKNHFIRSIAKAEKEFIIGSEDELRRLAE, via the coding sequence ATGGGTACGAAGTCAAAAGACATATCGGCAGTTCTTTTTCCGGGAACGAAACGTAAGATTCTGGCGCTGTTCTTTCTCAATCCGGATCAAGAGTACTATTTCTCTGAAGTTGTCCGTCTGACAGGTACTCGTCAGGGTGTAATTCAGCGAGAGTTAAAGAGCCTTGCTGATGCGGAAATCCTGAATACTGAGAAGCGTGGTCGGCAGAAATTCTATTCAGTGAATCGACGACATCCAATCTTTCCAGATTTACGCAATGTCATTTTCAAGACGTTCGGCGTCATAGGGAAAATCAAAGATGCGTTAGAACCGATAGGGAAGAAAATCGAAATTGCATTTGTATACGGGTCATTCGCCAGAGGACAAGAGGTTTCTGGCAGTGACCTTGATCTCTTTCTTATTGGTAAAGTCCAGCTTGAAGAACTGGTTACAATTCTGTCCAATGTCGAGAATGCCATCGGACGTGAAATCAATCCCACTCTTTTCTCAAAAACAGAGTTCAAGAAGAAGTGGTCACAGAAGAACCATTTCATTAGATCAATAGCCAAAGCCGAGAAGGAATTCATAATCGGATCAGAGGATGAGCTTAGACGACTGGCTGAATAA
- a CDS encoding winged helix-turn-helix domain-containing protein: MKEKIGTSAGKVWRILKKNDEVAISKLPKVLGESESVTYQALGWLAREGKIEYRSEGRATFVSLIK; the protein is encoded by the coding sequence ATGAAAGAAAAAATTGGAACATCAGCCGGGAAGGTTTGGCGAATTCTTAAGAAGAACGACGAAGTGGCAATTTCGAAGTTGCCGAAGGTTTTGGGTGAAAGTGAATCTGTAACCTATCAGGCGCTTGGCTGGCTGGCGCGCGAGGGAAAGATAGAGTACCGCTCCGAAGGCCGCGCTACTTTCGTGTCGTTGATTAAGTGA